Proteins from one Candidatus Omnitrophota bacterium genomic window:
- a CDS encoding FumA C-terminus/TtdB family hydratase beta subunit has translation MMKRSNSILREEFLTLRVSQKILFSGIIYTARDQAHKRLVETIKKGGKLPIDLKDKIVYYCGPTKTPKGKAIGACGPTTSSRMDEFAPCLLEKGVLGMIGKGARSAEVKKAIKKYKGIYFLTYAGCGALLSKFVCKMRVAAYKDLGPEAIHELEVKDFPLIVGIDSLGRSIYG, from the coding sequence ATGATGAAAAGATCAAATTCTATTTTAAGAGAAGAATTCCTTACTTTAAGGGTTTCGCAAAAGATTTTATTCAGCGGCATTATTTATACTGCGCGGGATCAGGCGCATAAGAGATTGGTTGAAACAATTAAAAAAGGTGGGAAGCTCCCTATAGATTTAAAAGACAAGATTGTTTATTATTGCGGCCCGACAAAAACACCTAAAGGAAAGGCTATCGGTGCTTGCGGCCCGACCACAAGCTCGAGGATGGATGAATTTGCTCCTTGCTTATTGGAAAAAGGGGTTTTGGGAATGATTGGGAAAGGGGCTCGCTCAGCAGAAGTAAAAAAAGCAATAAAGAAATATAAAGGGATTTATTTTTTAACATATGCAGGCTGCGGAGCACTCTTGTCAAAATTTGTTTGTAAGATGCGAGTTGCAGCATATAAAGATTTAGGCCCGGAAGCGATACATGAATTAGAGGTTAAAGATTTTCCATTAATTGTTGGAATTGATTCACTAGGGAGGAGTATTTATGGTTAG
- a CDS encoding fumarate hydratase, with amino-acid sequence MREIDSKKIRDAIADLCIKANFFLRKDVLASIKQAYAKETSLQAKDILQAIIDNAKIARKEELAICQDTGMPCVYIEIGQNVKITGDLKKAINKGVELGYKKGSLRNSVIIDPLLRGSSGYSPAVIHFDYIPGDKIKVTVLAKGFGCENKSLLKMFRPTASIEEIKKFIVEAVKIAGPDACPPYVIGVGIGGTAESASFLAKKALLKKVTRSQGHKVTRLERELLDEINKLNIGPMGLGGKTTALAVNIETYPTHIAGLPVAVSISCHALRSATKIL; translated from the coding sequence ATGAGAGAGATTGATTCAAAAAAAATAAGAGACGCAATTGCAGATTTATGCATCAAGGCAAATTTCTTTTTAAGAAAAGATGTTTTGGCTAGCATAAAGCAAGCTTACGCTAAAGAAACAAGTTTGCAGGCTAAAGATATTTTGCAGGCGATTATAGATAATGCAAAGATTGCCCGGAAAGAAGAGCTTGCTATTTGCCAGGATACCGGAATGCCCTGTGTTTATATTGAAATCGGGCAAAATGTAAAAATAACCGGAGATTTAAAGAAAGCAATAAATAAAGGTGTTGAGTTAGGTTATAAGAAAGGCTCATTAAGAAATTCAGTTATTATTGATCCGCTATTAAGAGGTTCGTCCGGGTATTCTCCCGCAGTAATTCATTTTGATTATATTCCTGGAGATAAAATTAAGGTAACTGTTTTAGCTAAAGGCTTTGGCTGCGAGAATAAATCGCTTCTTAAAATGTTTCGTCCGACAGCAAGCATTGAAGAAATAAAGAAATTTATTGTTGAAGCGGTAAAGATAGCAGGCCCGGATGCCTGTCCTCCTTATGTTATTGGGGTTGGTATTGGAGGGACGGCGGAGAGCGCTTCTTTCTTGGCGAAGAAAGCGCTGCTTAAAAAGGTCACAAGGTCACAAGGTCACAAGGTCACAAGATTAGAGAGAGAATTGTTAGATGAGATTAATAAATTAAACATTGGGCCAATGGGCCTAGGTGGAAAAACTACTGCGTTAGCAGTAAATATTGAAACTTATCCTACGCATATTGCAGGCTTGCCGGTTGCCGTAAGCATTAGCTGCCATGCTTTAAGATCAGCAACAAAAATTTTATGA
- the queF gene encoding preQ(1) synthase, which produces MRRHKKSSYEGLQENVRGLLTPEIEVWENQYPDKKYTIILDVPEFTCICPKTGLPDFAHIRIEYSPTKYCIELKSFKMYTIFFRDVGIFHEHLINKMLEDFVKASKPRWVKIVGEFNPRGGIKTTVSSEYKR; this is translated from the coding sequence ATGAGAAGGCATAAAAAGTCGTCGTATGAAGGGCTGCAAGAGAATGTTAGGGGTTTATTAACTCCTGAGATTGAAGTTTGGGAGAATCAATATCCGGATAAAAAATATACGATTATATTGGATGTTCCGGAGTTTACCTGTATTTGCCCAAAAACCGGGCTTCCGGATTTTGCCCATATTCGTATTGAATATTCTCCGACTAAATATTGTATTGAGCTTAAATCGTTTAAAATGTACACGATATTTTTTCGGGATGTGGGGATATTCCACGAGCATTTGATCAATAAGATGCTGGAAGATTTTGTTAAGGCATCCAAGCCGCGTTGGGTAAAAATTGTTGGTGAGTTCAATCCCCGCGGGGGAATCAAAACAACTGTTTCATCCGAATACAAAAGATAA
- a CDS encoding 7-carboxy-7-deazaguanine synthase QueE encodes MKARISEVFDSIQGEGLYFGEKQIFVRFFGCNLSCRFCDTKLDRFREYDPEELINEIDTYEDSYHSISFTGGEPLLHKEFLSKVLRLTHQAGFKNYLETNGTLPGELESVIDGIDIVAMDLKLPSSTGMGDLWGLHKKFLKIASAKDVFLKAIICQGTSEDDLKQALEVIKSVNGSAMLVLQPNSFENNQTLIEKLENFKNLCRDEQVSACIIPQMHKVMGVK; translated from the coding sequence ATGAAAGCAAGAATCTCAGAAGTTTTTGATAGCATTCAAGGGGAAGGGCTTTATTTCGGAGAAAAACAGATTTTTGTGCGTTTTTTCGGCTGCAATCTTAGTTGCCGTTTTTGCGATACTAAGTTGGACCGGTTTCGCGAATACGATCCCGAAGAGTTGATTAATGAAATAGATACCTACGAAGATAGTTATCATTCTATATCATTTACCGGCGGGGAACCGCTTTTACACAAAGAATTTTTAAGTAAGGTATTACGGTTAACTCATCAGGCGGGTTTTAAAAATTATCTTGAAACAAACGGCACATTACCCGGAGAATTAGAGAGTGTGATTGATGGAATAGATATTGTAGCAATGGATTTAAAACTTCCCAGTTCGACAGGTATGGGTGATCTTTGGGGCTTGCATAAAAAGTTCTTAAAGATTGCTTCTGCAAAAGATGTTTTTCTAAAAGCTATAATCTGCCAAGGGACAAGTGAGGATGATTTAAAACAGGCATTGGAAGTTATTAAATCAGTTAATGGCTCAGCAATGTTGGTTTTGCAGCCTAATAGTTTTGAAAATAATCAAACTTTGATTGAAAAATTAGAGAATTTTAAGAATTTATGTAGGGATGAGCAAGTTTCGGCATGCATTATCCCGCAGATGCATAAAGTTATGGGAGTGAAATGA
- the queD gene encoding 6-carboxytetrahydropterin synthase QueD, with product MYSIKVLGSFSAAHNLRGYKGKCEDLHGHNWRVELVLSSSKLDKIGMVMDFKCLKAELNSVLEEFDHKYLNNHVFFKKVNPTSENIAKYIFDKIRKRGVRAESVTIWENDTSAATYRIK from the coding sequence ATGTATAGTATAAAAGTTTTGGGAAGTTTTAGTGCTGCGCACAATCTACGCGGCTACAAGGGCAAATGCGAGGATCTTCATGGCCATAACTGGAGAGTCGAATTAGTCCTTTCAAGCAGTAAGCTTGATAAGATCGGTATGGTTATGGATTTTAAATGTTTAAAAGCAGAATTAAATTCAGTTTTGGAAGAATTTGACCATAAATATTTAAATAACCACGTATTCTTTAAGAAAGTAAATCCTACCTCGGAGAATATCGCAAAGTATATTTTTGACAAAATCAGGAAAAGGGGAGTAAGGGCAGAATCTGTCACTATCTGGGAAAACGATACTAGTGCTGCAACTTATAGGATTAAATGA
- the murI gene encoding glutamate racemase, producing MKSIGVFDSGVGGLTVVKELVKQLPSEDIVYFGDTARVPYGIKSKETIIRFSIENILFLLKHDVKLICVACNTVSSLALPVIKNHFRVPIVGVITPGVREAVYATKNKRIGVIGTRGTVKSRAYELEIKQLDPKVSVTAVACPLFVPFAEEGWLAGDVVKQVAEGYLKPMKQAKVDTIILGCTHYPLLKPVIKEVMGEHVTLIDSAKQVAVEVKKILSAEDLLNKKRSGKSRFYVSDNPEWFNGLAKRFLGYSVKNVSKVNNNV from the coding sequence ATGAAGTCTATTGGTGTTTTTGATTCGGGCGTAGGAGGGCTTACAGTTGTAAAAGAATTAGTCAAGCAGCTTCCGTCAGAAGATATTGTTTATTTCGGAGATACTGCGCGGGTTCCATATGGCATCAAATCAAAAGAAACTATAATCCGTTTTTCTATTGAAAATATCTTATTTTTATTAAAGCATGATGTTAAATTGATTTGTGTTGCCTGTAATACGGTTTCAAGTTTGGCTCTTCCGGTAATCAAAAATCATTTTCGGGTTCCAATCGTCGGAGTAATTACTCCCGGAGTAAGAGAGGCAGTTTATGCGACAAAGAATAAGCGTATAGGCGTAATCGGGACAAGAGGGACTGTTAAGAGCCGGGCTTATGAATTAGAGATAAAACAGCTTGATCCGAAGGTTTCGGTAACGGCAGTTGCATGCCCTTTGTTTGTTCCTTTTGCGGAAGAGGGATGGTTAGCTGGAGATGTCGTAAAACAGGTAGCAGAAGGTTATTTAAAGCCGATGAAACAAGCTAAAGTTGATACAATTATACTAGGATGTACGCATTATCCTTTGCTTAAGCCGGTAATCAAAGAAGTTATGGGTGAACATGTAACTTTAATTGATTCTGCAAAACAGGTAGCCGTCGAAGTAAAAAAGATTTTATCAGCGGAAGATTTATTAAATAAAAAAAGATCCGGTAAGAGCAGGTTTTATGTGAGTGATAATCCTGAGTGGTTTAATGGCTTAGCGAAAAGGTTCTTAGGGTATTCTGTAAAGAATGTAAGCAAGGTGAATAATAATGTATAG
- a CDS encoding N-acetylmuramoyl-L-alanine amidase encodes MHSKTTVKILLSFCLLSAFCYFLSGCATVPTSDVPSYSINGATYFPLIRLCEKKGVSWEYDNISKIINLKRASHKINLRVGDSLMLVDSQSIYLNHPVDIYQGAVVVPYRVKEQMDSLFRESRPGYTLYLQNIRKIVIDAGHGGNDPGAIGRTGLREKDVNLDIAKRLTKLLKEDGVEVVFTRSTDRFIPLSSRVNIANSSQADLFVSIHSNASRVRTLNGFEVYYVAPSVSDSKRAVLAAKDASLNLNSACFGSHSSNLKAILWDMIYTSSRAESIELSKFVCRSMNDNLGVKILGVKSARFEVLRGIRMPGVLIETGFVSNFQEERKLKNGYYRQQIAEAIEQGINGYAKEYAALEAR; translated from the coding sequence ATGCATTCTAAAACCACAGTTAAAATACTACTAAGTTTTTGTTTGTTGTCAGCTTTCTGTTATTTTCTTTCCGGATGCGCAACAGTTCCTACTTCAGACGTGCCAAGCTATTCAATAAACGGGGCAACTTATTTTCCTCTTATCCGTCTTTGTGAGAAAAAAGGGGTTAGCTGGGAATATGACAATATCTCCAAAATAATTAATTTAAAAAGAGCTTCGCATAAAATTAATTTGCGAGTCGGCGATTCGCTTATGTTGGTGGATAGCCAGTCTATTTATTTAAACCATCCGGTTGATATTTATCAGGGTGCTGTGGTTGTTCCTTATAGGGTTAAAGAACAGATGGATTCTCTTTTTAGAGAGTCGCGTCCGGGATATACTTTATATTTGCAAAATATCCGTAAGATAGTTATTGACGCCGGACACGGCGGGAATGACCCGGGTGCTATTGGCAGGACGGGCTTAAGAGAAAAAGATGTTAATTTAGATATTGCTAAGAGATTAACTAAATTGTTAAAAGAAGACGGTGTTGAGGTTGTTTTTACACGCTCAACGGATAGGTTTATCCCTTTATCATCCAGGGTGAATATAGCAAATAGTTCACAAGCAGACCTTTTTGTTAGTATCCATTCAAACGCAAGCAGGGTTAGAACTTTGAATGGTTTTGAAGTTTATTATGTTGCTCCTTCTGTAAGCGATTCTAAGCGGGCGGTATTGGCAGCAAAGGACGCCTCATTAAATTTAAACAGCGCTTGTTTTGGGAGCCATTCCTCAAATCTTAAAGCAATTCTCTGGGATATGATTTATACTTCCAGCCGCGCAGAATCAATAGAGTTGTCAAAATTCGTCTGCAGGTCAATGAATGATAATTTGGGAGTTAAAATATTGGGTGTTAAGAGTGCTAGGTTTGAAGTGTTAAGAGGTATACGCATGCCGGGTGTTTTAATTGAAACAGGTTTTGTTTCTAATTTTCAGGAAGAACGCAAATTAAAAAATGGTTATTACAGGCAGCAAATAGCAGAGGCTATTGAGCAGGGGATTAATGGTTATGCTAAAGAATACGCGGCATTGGAGGCAAGATGA